The genomic interval GAAGCTATTGATTCACTATGCTTCACTGACACTGACGATACAGAGCATCTATTCATGAATTGCAGAGCATCTATACAGAGCATCTATTTATAAAGTAATATGAACAATTCCCAGCTTGGTCAATCCATATGAATCACTTTCCATGAAACCGAATGTCTGGATGGATAAAAATGATCATGGATCCCCACAAATGGCTTGGAATATACATAAAGAATTCTCAATTTCTTGTCACTTTACAGTCTATCCTCTGGTTGCCATGGATGAATACAACAATAATGGACAAGGCACCAAATACCATACTACAAGTGGCACATACAAAGGAACTCTTCAAACCAAACAGAATGGATACCATCATCCCCTGAAGGATCTTTCAAACTCGGTTCTTATGTGGGACTCAAATTCATTTGTTGTGGTGTATTAAGTTAATGGTCTTATAAGTAGCAATGATCTTATGCACCACATTGTTTTAAACGagacataatttataaaaataatatcgttttatgtaaatatatttaatttaaaatttaattatataaaaaattataaagaaatataaacCTATCACTTGAAATGTTATACATGTGATTTTACAAATAAGATTAGtctaataaataaagagaaataatatttataattataaagaatttaggctgcgtttggatgtcaataatagtagtgaattgagatgatagaaTGAGTTTTGTAGGGTCTatctaaaatgaatttaaatgtatttgaatgttaagataaatttagatgtatttatgagaagttgaaaaaagttatgggttctacgtttaaaaaaattttgaattaagatgagtttaataatttaaaaattaggtacttaaatgttaaattaaatttaaaattacattgaattaagttgaaattaaattacttaACAACTAAACGGGACCTTTATCACcgcacataatttttaaaaaaattgataaatatagaatttatataaaaattaaaatttttaataatatatcggattatttaaaaagaaatacgCGCTCACTTGTAGAACCTATCATCATACTtaacattatttataaataaataaaaaataagcgTACGGACCCCAACAAAGGAGAAGCCACGATCGTACATGCAATCAAGACGTGGAAGGACATATTTATGATGAGAGTCCCCACCAACCGGCAACCGGCGCAACTCTCCAATGATATAATGGCGTGGAGGTGGCATATAATGGTACCAATCCACCGAAGCATCATCCAGCCAGTCCTAAGAGACATGACAAGTTGACAACGATCTAACTTCTAACCGGGAACtaggaagtaaaaaaaaaactgaaaaacctaCTTTAATTAcggtttgaatagtaaaataagatggattgattttaaataaaaataaaataaaatattatttttaatattattattattttaaaattttaaaaaattataataataaaataaaataaaacatttttcttatccACTAAACGTGAGAGGAAGGATATaatagagaagagagagagagagagagagagagaggcggggAGTTTAAAGTTGAAAGAGGAGCAAAAAGCTGGCGAGAGAGTTTGGTTGGGAGTTTTGTGCAGTGTTGCTAGTACAAGAACCAGCAGCAGACGCAGTGATGAGATCACAGAAATCTTTAATCCTCTTTCTGACCAAACACTGCCGCTCATCAAGAGCTCGTATAGGCCTATAGGGAATTCTTCTTCCTATAACCTTAATTTACTGTTCCACCACCCCCACacaagcctctctctcttctctctctctgcctctgtCCCAGTCTCACACAGCATGGAAAAACTGCAGGAAGATTCCCAAGAAGATCCCTCTTGAAATTGGGTGTATCTAGTTCCCTGGGTTTGCTTGGTCAAGTGGGGTATTAAACTAtttaccaacaaaaaaaattccagtTTAGTTGGGGCATTCTGGGTGTATCAAAAGCTGTGTAAAGAGACAGTAAAAGAGAGGCAAAGAGATGGGTTAGGCTGAATATAGAGTTGGCCTTAGCCTTCTGGGTCTggtttgttgttttcttttttctttttcatttttttttcaacttagaGGGCTTTGGTTTCTGGTGTTGGGTAATGGAAACTGGGAAAACTGAATGGCAGAGCCTTTTGGGAGAGGCAGCAGCAGAAGTATCAGGTCTCAGTTGGGTGGCAGTTGCACAAGCAACAAGAGGAGAGTGGGAACCAAAGGGAGAGTAAAGAATCAACAACCCACAAAGAAAAAGTGTGCTGCTGCTTTAAAAGCTGGAAGGGGAAAAGCACAAGGGGCCGAGTCTGGATCCTCAAAAGAATCATCATCATGAACATCAAAACCCAGTTCTAAATTCAAGGCATGTTCaagaagagggagaagaagaagaagacgaccaAGATTCCACATCACAGCAAAAAGAGCATCACCATCATCAACAGCAAGAGGCAGTCTTTCATTTCCAGCACCACCATCTCCATCAAAACCAACATTTGTATGGAGGATTAGACTCACAGCCACAACCATCGCAACCTCCAAAGAAACGCTCTCACTTTCCTTCTCCTCAAACTTGCATCGAATATGCAGGAAAAATGGGAGAGAACCACCACCAAGCCACAACATCGTCGAGATTGGGGATAAGAAGCGGAGGCGGCGAGATCGTGGAGGTTCAAGGAGGCCACATTGTTCGCTCCACTGGACGCAAGGACCGCCACAGCAAGGTCTGCACCGCCAAGGGGCCCAGAGACCGTCGTGTCCGTCTCTCCGCCCACACCGCAATCCAGTTCTACGACGTCCAGGACCGGCTTGGCTACGATCGACCCAGCAAGGCCGTCGATTGGCTCATAAAAAAAGCGAAGGCCGCCATCGACGAGCTCGCCGAGCTCCCAGCGTGGAACCCCACGACTTCggtcaccaccaccacctcacgACAAGAGCAGTACAACCAGCAGCCGCAGATAATCGACGAGAACGAGAATACAATCGGTATCCACCGTGGTCCGATGGATACCATTGCTTCAAGCAGTAGGAGGACAACATCTGCAATGGTGGGCTGCGATGGTGGTAGAGTTTCAGAAGCTGATATGCATAATCTTCAATCAGTCCAGATGGGCCAGAACCCGAATAATAGTTGTAGTTTTCTTCCACCATCGCTGGACTCGGACTCTATTGCTGAAACAATCAAGTCTTTTTTCCCTACGGGTGCATCGGCGGAGACAATGCACTCTCCTTCGCCGATACAGTATCAGAATTACCCACCAGATTTGCAGTCGAGAACTAGTAGCCAGAGCCAAGATCTGCGGCTCTCACTTCAGTCTTTTCACGACCCAGTTGATCTTCTGCACCGGAACCAGCACCAGGCCCAGACCTATCATCATCAAAATGAACAAATGCAGTTTTTCTCCGGAACAACCCCATTGGGTTACGGTGGGTCCTCCTCTGCTGGGTGGTCTGAGCACCACCAACACCACCCAGCAGATACGGGCCGGTTCCAGAGAATGATAGCTTGGAATAGTGCTGGTGCAGACACTGGTAATGCCAACAGTGGAGGCGGTAGTGGATTCGTCTTCAATTCACCACCGCCACCTCCTTTGTTCGGCCAAAACCAGTTTTCTACACAGAGGGGACCCCTTCAGTCCAGTAACAACACCTCTTCGGTTCGCGTTTGGATAGACCCGTCAATTGCCACCGCCTCCGCTTATCACCATCAAATTCCGCCAACAATCCATCAGTCCTCAACATCGAGCATTGGATTCGCCTCCGGCGGATTCTCCGGGTTTCACATTCCAGCACGTATCCAGGGTGAAGAGGAGCACGACGGCATCTCAAACAAGCCGTCTTCTGCCTCCTCCGATTCTCGCCATTGATCGATCAGAATAAAGCGACCGATTTCCCTCTCTTTACGAGGTGCTACCTTCAAAACCCACTTCTCAAATTCATCTAAAATGCCTCATTACCGACTTTTAACTTGACTTTCCAACAAATAATCTACCTGTTTGTTAAAATGCTTTTGCGGGACTCTTATCATGCACTAGGAGAACCAAGAAGAGTAGTTATTATGTCAATAGAGTAATGGAAGAGAGGAGACTTTCAGTCAATTTGATCCGATGGCGTATCCCGTGGGAAGAAGAAATCTGAGTACCTTTCAGGCTATTCGGTCCGCGGTTTGTTTAGTTTCTATCATCTGATTATGTTCTAGCTTTGTTGTTATGTTTGAGTGGGCTCCTAGAGCTCAACTTTGTTTAAGTTGTAGGATTGCTGTGTTTCT from Juglans regia cultivar Chandler chromosome 2, Walnut 2.0, whole genome shotgun sequence carries:
- the LOC109012585 gene encoding transcription factor TCP4-like, whose translation is MGENHHQATTSSRLGIRSGGGEIVEVQGGHIVRSTGRKDRHSKVCTAKGPRDRRVRLSAHTAIQFYDVQDRLGYDRPSKAVDWLIKKAKAAIDELAELPAWNPTTSVTTTTSRQEQYNQQPQIIDENENTIGIHRGPMDTIASSSRRTTSAMVGCDGGRVSEADMHNLQSVQMGQNPNNSCSFLPPSLDSDSIAETIKSFFPTGASAETMHSPSPIQYQNYPPDLQSRTSSQSQDLRLSLQSFHDPVDLLHRNQHQAQTYHHQNEQMQFFSGTTPLGYGGSSSAGWSEHHQHHPADTGRFQRMIAWNSAGADTGNANSGGGSGFVFNSPPPPPLFGQNQFSTQRGPLQSSNNTSSVRVWIDPSIATASAYHHQIPPTIHQSSTSSIGFASGGFSGFHIPARIQGEEEHDGISNKPSSASSDSRH